The genomic region CCCAACTACTGAAAGCCGTGCATTTGGAAATAATTCTTCGGCTTTTTTATGCAATAATTCATTTTCGTATTTTAACTCTTTTGAATTATATGTTTTTACTTCTATCATCATTCGAAGTCGCCTATATTCATAATCCATCCAGTATTCAGCTTCTGTGCCGCCTGCGTTTTCATACAATAAAAGCATTTGTGCAACCTGTTCCCGATTATCGGGAATGTTGTAATATTCTTCATTATCCTCGTTAAGCACTTGGTTCATATCTTTTATAATGTCCAATACAGTAGTAGTGCGTTTTGTAAGTTCAAATGAGTTAACATATTGTGTAAGTTCATCGAACTTTTTTAATATTTCAGGTTGTTTTGCCATTCCTTCTTCCGGAAATTCAATCATTAAATCGTAAGAATAAAGCGAGCCAAGTTCTGTTTCGGATATCTCAACCAGATTTTTAACATAAGGGATTTTAGTGCCCATTGTTTTCTCAACATCAAAAGCAGCTTCAACTTTTGTCATTCCGTAAATAAGTATGCCGGCAATAATAATTGACACAGTAATAATAATTTTTGGATAATTAAGAATCCAATTTCCAAATTTTTCAAGACGGAAAGCAAGCCATGATTTTGTGTCTCTTTTAACATTATTTTTTGGTTTACTGTCTTTTCCGAAACTAAGCAAGGCAGGCATCAGAAACATAACAATAAGAAATATTGCCGCAACATTTGAAGCAGTTATTAAACCAATAAGACGCACTGATTGCACGGGGATTATAAGAAATGAGAGTAATGCACTTATAGTTGTAAGCCCTGTAAAAAACAGGGGCCAGCCAGTTTCTTCCAAAGCAAAAATTACCGATTCTTTGCGTTTGCCTGTTTCGCGCTTGTGTTTCTTAAAAAAAGTAAAAATATGTATTGAATAACCAATCGAAATGGCAATTGAAAGAAGTATTGGAATAGATAAAATACTTCCGTCAATAGGAATATTTAAAAATCCCACAGCACCAAACACTATTATTACTGAACCAATTGCAGATACTATCGGGACAATAACACCACGTATTGAACGTGTTGAAAAAGCAAGAAAAATAAATGCAATCAATAAAGCCAAACCCATTACCCGTGGTGATTCTGCATCAAAAAAAACAGATTTTTTATAATTAAGGTAAGGCATTCCGGTGCCGCGTGGATGTAAAGATTTGTATTTTTTTTGTGTAATAATTTGCTCCACTTTTTCCCCAACCTGTATTTCGGGCATTTTCTTTCCTTTTTCTTTATGGTATTCCGGGAAAGTAAGTAATTTCATTGTAATCCAAGTATATTTGCCGTCTTTTGATACTAATTTTTCGGCAAAATTCTTTTTGCTGTATGCTTTTTTCCTGATCTCTTCCAAAGCAGTTTTATCCGCAGGTATTTCTTCCGGAACTATCTGGATAATTTCCATACCGTATTCAGTGCCAACAGTAAATTCTATATCGGTTAATGAAGTGAGTTTATCGGCATAAGGAACGCTGTCTAACAATTCATTACTTAATTCACGTAAAAGTTCAAGGTTCTTTTTTGTGAAAAGAGCATCGCTTTCAACGAGTACCCCAACATAATAGTCGTTACCAAAAATTTCTTTAAACTCATCAGTCATAACAACCATTGGGTCATCGGGCAAAAAATATCCATCATTTGAATACTCCACAACCATTCTTTTAAGCCCAAAAAAACCGCTTGCCACGGCAAGCAGGAAAACAGCAATGATAAGCCACCTAAATTTAATTATAGACGATGCTTGTTTTTTAAACCATAAATTAATTTTTTTAATTTTCATGTTTTTTATTTTTACTTATTAATAACGAACAGTGTTCTTTTGTGTTCAAAAAAATTTATACTTATTAAGTTTTGTTTTTACAGCCATTTTTCAATTTAAAATACCTTGGTGTTTTTTTCATATATTCACGATATTCTTCGCCGTATTTTTCAAGACAAAAACGTTCTTCTCCTTTAATTATCAAGTGTTGTGGAATTGCATACATTATTATTAATAACATTATCAGCCATGAAGTTCCGGCTATTGCAACGCTTATAAGTGCTGTTATGCTAAAAAAATATTGCGGATGTCTTGAGAATTTGTAAACGCCTTTTGCAGCGAATTTGCCTGAAGGCACAGTCCGATAAGTTACATAAGCATTTATTAAAGCAATTAAACTTACGATATAAACAATAAACGCTGTGGCAAACAAGATTGTCCCAAACTTTAGTGATACAAAAAGTGAATAGAGAGCAATAAAATAATAAGGGATCATACATAAATTAATCACTCTTTTTTCTTTTTTAGAGTACCAAGATATATCACCAGCGCGTTTGGCAGATTCTTTATTTGACATAATAATAAGTAATCCGGCAAGAAATAAAGGAAATACAAGCAGCCAAGTATTTAACAGTCCAATTTTAAATTCAGGTATTAAAGTCATATTAATTCTCCTTTTATTTATTTAATTTTTAACCAATTCAATAACGAACAGTGTTTTTAATTGTTCAAAAAAATTATCTTTTTAAAACTGCCAACCAACCATGAAATAAAAAAGTATTAATTTCTTCGGCATATTGTTCCATTTCCTTTTTTGATAAATCATGCATAATAATTTCATTTATAATATTAAAATAGAATGATACAATATTATGAATAAACCAATCGGAAACATTGGAATTTAATTCATTATTAAATGTTTTTAAAAGAGTAAGATTTTTTAAATATAATTCTGTAAATAAATCTATATACTTATCTTTTGTGTTTTCGTATTCGGAACATTGTGATTTAAAAAGTAACAATTCAAGGTTGCTCCTGTGTTTATCAAGAAAAATAAATAAAACTTTTGTTTTTTGCCAACTGTTTTCGATTGTAAAATTATTTGAACAATTATCCAAATTATCATTAAAAAAATAACGTTCAATCAATTGGTCGGAAAGCAAAATAGTAGGAGAAACAATTTCTTTAAATATTTCATCTTTTCCGCGAAAATAATTATAAATATTACTTACTGAAATCCCTACTTTTTTTGCAATTTTTCGCATAGAAGCATTTGCAAAACCTTTTTCCTGAAATTCAGCTTTTGCGATTTCTGTTATTTTATTTTTTATTTTATCTTTTTTTACCTGCATAATAACATTTACTTAATAATTATTTTTCGGCTAACAATTGAGTTATTTGTCTGTATTCTAATAAAATACATTCCGGTGCTTAAATTTTCGCGAGTAAATGTTATTGAGTTTTTACCGGCTGTAAAATTCTTATTACAAATACTTTTTACTTTTGAACCTATTGAATTATATATTGAAATTTCAACTTTTTTATTAGCCTGTAAATTAAAATTTATAGTTGCTGATTGATTCACAGGATTAGGGAATACTATAAAATCAGCAGTAGTATTAACATAATTTACTCCTGTTATCCCTTCAATTTCAAGATATGGGTGATAGTTGGCAGCATCTTTTGAATAAAATTCAGCAAATTTAGTGTTTGAATCAGCTATTATCACCAAGCCATAATTTGAAATTGTTTCACTAAGCCATTCATTTACCAAAGAGCTTATATCTATTTCGTACCAGCCGAGTGTTGATGTGAATTCCGGTGTGGCATACTCGGTTGTGCCGTGAGCAACATTGCTTGATGCGGGCCAGGTTGTTTCATCCCAATCTTCAGTAACAGCGAAAATTTTTGATGAAGTGGGAGAACCGTCCGGTGCA from Bacteroidales bacterium harbors:
- a CDS encoding DNRLRE domain-containing protein — encoded protein: MRTFYITIAAVLFGLSFTNAQTTVYPTDDMTTQTGNSGMMPTDEELWIANWDAMQNYHQTLIKFDLSQYTGQTITSAKLKVYQFFHAPDGSPTSSKIFAVTEDWDETTWPASSNVAHGTTEYATPEFTSTLGWYEIDISSLVNEWLSETISNYGLVIIADSNTKFAEFYSKDAANYHPYLEIEGITGVNYVNTTADFIVFPNPVNQSATINFNLQANKKVEISIYNSIGSKVKSICNKNFTAGKNSITFTRENLSTGMYFIRIQTNNSIVSRKIIIK
- a CDS encoding MMPL family transporter, encoding MKIKKINLWFKKQASSIIKFRWLIIAVFLLAVASGFFGLKRMVVEYSNDGYFLPDDPMVVMTDEFKEIFGNDYYVGVLVESDALFTKKNLELLRELSNELLDSVPYADKLTSLTDIEFTVGTEYGMEIIQIVPEEIPADKTALEEIRKKAYSKKNFAEKLVSKDGKYTWITMKLLTFPEYHKEKGKKMPEIQVGEKVEQIITQKKYKSLHPRGTGMPYLNYKKSVFFDAESPRVMGLALLIAFIFLAFSTRSIRGVIVPIVSAIGSVIIVFGAVGFLNIPIDGSILSIPILLSIAISIGYSIHIFTFFKKHKRETGKRKESVIFALEETGWPLFFTGLTTISALLSFLIIPVQSVRLIGLITASNVAAIFLIVMFLMPALLSFGKDSKPKNNVKRDTKSWLAFRLEKFGNWILNYPKIIITVSIIIAGILIYGMTKVEAAFDVEKTMGTKIPYVKNLVEISETELGSLYSYDLMIEFPEEGMAKQPEILKKFDELTQYVNSFELTKRTTTVLDIIKDMNQVLNEDNEEYYNIPDNREQVAQMLLLYENAGGTEAEYWMDYEYRRLRMMIEVKTYNSKELKYENELLHKKAEELFPNARLSVVG
- a CDS encoding TetR/AcrR family transcriptional regulator is translated as MQVKKDKIKNKITEIAKAEFQEKGFANASMRKIAKKVGISVSNIYNYFRGKDEIFKEIVSPTILLSDQLIERYFFNDNLDNCSNNFTIENSWQKTKVLFIFLDKHRSNLELLLFKSQCSEYENTKDKYIDLFTELYLKNLTLLKTFNNELNSNVSDWFIHNIVSFYFNIINEIIMHDLSKKEMEQYAEEINTFLFHGWLAVLKR
- a CDS encoding isoprenylcysteine carboxylmethyltransferase family protein translates to MTLIPEFKIGLLNTWLLVFPLFLAGLLIIMSNKESAKRAGDISWYSKKEKRVINLCMIPYYFIALYSLFVSLKFGTILFATAFIVYIVSLIALINAYVTYRTVPSGKFAAKGVYKFSRHPQYFFSITALISVAIAGTSWLIMLLIIMYAIPQHLIIKGEERFCLEKYGEEYREYMKKTPRYFKLKNGCKNKT